CACGCAGCTCGGCCAGCCGCTCTTGAAAGGGCGCGAGCGCGAGTGGCAGTTCTGCTGGGTGCGCGAGTTCCCGCTGTTCGAGTGGAACCCCGACCGCAAGGGCTGGGAGGCGCGGCATCACATGTTCACCATGCCGAACCCCGAGCACCTCGATCGGCTCGAAACCGATCCGGCCGCGGTCCACGCGCAGCTCTACGACCTGGTGTTGAACGGCAACGAGCTGGGCTCGGGCTCGATCCGCATCCATCGCCCCGACATCCAGCAGCGGGTGATGAAGGTGGTTGGCTTCTCGCCCGAGCAAATGCAGGACAAGTTCGGCTTCCTGATCGACGCCTATCGCTACGCGTCGCCGCCCCACGGTGGGATCGGCATCGGCCTCGACCGCATCGTCATGCTGATGGCCGGCCGCGACTCGATTCGCGACACCATCGCGTTCCCGAAGAGCGCGAGTGCCGCGAGTCTGATGGATGGTTCGCCGGCGGAAGTGGAAGACACCACGCTCAAGGAGCTGGGAATCCGGCTCCAGTCATGAAAGCCGTCACCGTTAGCCCGGCCGCCCGCGTGATCACGGTGCGCGATCATCCCGAACCCAAACTGCGCTCGCCGATCGACGTGCTGATGCGTACGCTCGACGTCGGGATCTGCGGCACCGACTACGAGATCGGCTCGTTTACCTACGGCACGCCGCCGGCGGGCGACGACTATCTGGTGATCGGGCACGAAGCGTTCGGGCGCGTGATCGAGGTGGGCTCGGCGGTGGCGCGCATCAAGGCCGGCGACTTCGTGGTGCCGATGGTGCGCCGCCCCTGCCCGCACGAATCGTGCGCGCCATGTCGTGCCGGTCGCCAGGACTTCTGCGTCACCGGCGACTTCACCGAACGCGGCATCAAGGGCGCGCACGGCTACATGACCGAGCGGGTGGTGGATCACGAGCGCTACTTCCTGCCGGTGCCGCCGGGCCTGCGCGAAGCCGGGGTGCTGATCGAGCCGCTCACGATTGCCGAGAAGGCGCTCGAGCAGGCACGGGCGGTCGAGACTCGACTGCCCGAGGCGGCGCGACATTCGCATGCGCAGCCGAAGAACGCCGTGGTGCTGGGCGCGGGTCCGGTCGGGTTGCTGGGCGCAATGTTGCTCACCATCTTGGGCTACCGGGTCTGCGTCTACTCCAAGTCGCTCTCCGACGTAGCGCGTGCTTCGATTCTTCAGGACCTCGGCGCCACCCCGATCCCCGCCGAGACGCATTCGGTTGAGCACCTGGCCGAGGCGGCGGGCGACATCGATCTGGTCTACGAGGCGGTGGGCGCGGCGCCACTGTCCTTCGAGGTCATCAAGTTCCTCGGCGTGAACGGTGCGTTCGTGTTCACCGGCGTTCCAGGGCGGAAGGCGCCGGTGCGCCTCGACACCGACCGGATCATGCGCCACCTGGTGCTGCGCAACCAGGTGCTGCTCGGCAGCGTCAACGCCGGACGCGGCTCCTACGAGAACGCGATCAAGGACCTCGCCACCTTCATGCAGCGCTGGCCCGACGCGGTACGCGCGATGATCACCTCCCGCTCGGACCTCGACTCGGCGCCCGATCTCATCGCGCACCGCGCCGCCGGCATCAAGAGCGTGGTGAGCCCGCAGGCGCGCTGACGGCCGCAGGCGCCGGGGAGCGGCGCCCTCCGGGCCGCTACATCTCCCAGAGGTAGCTGAGCTTGGTGAAGACGCTGCTGCGCGCCGGCTGGAGCTTCTGCCCATCGACGCTGCTCTCGAGCAGCGAGCCGTAGCCGAGATAGACCACCGTGCCCGGCCGCACGTAGTAGCTGAACAGCACGTCGGGCGTCACCACCTGAGACT
Above is a genomic segment from Candidatus Sulfotelmatobacter sp. containing:
- a CDS encoding glucose 1-dehydrogenase; the encoded protein is MKAVTVSPAARVITVRDHPEPKLRSPIDVLMRTLDVGICGTDYEIGSFTYGTPPAGDDYLVIGHEAFGRVIEVGSAVARIKAGDFVVPMVRRPCPHESCAPCRAGRQDFCVTGDFTERGIKGAHGYMTERVVDHERYFLPVPPGLREAGVLIEPLTIAEKALEQARAVETRLPEAARHSHAQPKNAVVLGAGPVGLLGAMLLTILGYRVCVYSKSLSDVARASILQDLGATPIPAETHSVEHLAEAAGDIDLVYEAVGAAPLSFEVIKFLGVNGAFVFTGVPGRKAPVRLDTDRIMRHLVLRNQVLLGSVNAGRGSYENAIKDLATFMQRWPDAVRAMITSRSDLDSAPDLIAHRAAGIKSVVSPQAR